Genomic segment of Actinomycetes bacterium:
AGGCAGGGGGATGCATACAAAACCGGCCAGAGCAAAGCCGCTGTATTTTTCAAATCTTTTATAATATCTTTTTCTGGTCCGGTTAAACAACCAGGTAAAAAAACGGTTGAATACCTTAAACCTTGACATCAGGAATTTGGAAACCGGCTCCAGTATCCACAGTATTAACACCACCGGAACCAGGTTACCTATTACTGATATAATATAAGTTTCAATTATTCCCATCTTATAGGTACCCAGAGCTATGGGAATGGACGCCCTCAACTCGCCCACCGGGATCATGGCGGTAAAAAAAGTGGCTAACTGATAGGGTAATTCTGAAAAATAATGTTCCATATATTTTTATATTTTAAAATTTTTATGTTAATATTTTCAAAGCTTATTACAAAAGATTTAAGATATTATATAAGTTGAATATATTACAGTCAATTATTTTAGGCATAATTCAGGGATTAACCGAGTTTTTTCCAATAAGCAGTTCCGGCCATCTGGTTATTCTACCTTATCTGTTCAGCTGGGATTATGTGCCCCTTTATTTTACGGTTACCGTGCATTTTGGAACTCTGGTGGCAGTGGTTCTGGTGTTCTACAGGGATATTGTTAATATAATAAAATCTTTTGTTCTAGCTCTTTTTAAAAAAAACCAGGACCAATCCAGCTTGAAACTGGGGTGGTTTTTGATATTAGGTTCCATACCTGCTGCCGCTGCCGGCTTTTTTCTGGAGGATTATGCGGATATGCTTTTTTCCAGCCCGGTAATGGTAGCATTTTTTTTACTGTTAACTGCTGCCCTGCTATTTAGCAGTGAACTATGGGGAAAATACCGGTTGCAGAAAATGGCAGTCCAGACTATCAGTGATAAACAAGCGGGGCAAAGATTAACACTGGCTAAATCGCTGATTATAGGAGTAGGCCAGGCACTGGCTATAATGCCCGGGGTTTCCAGGTCCGGAGCCACCATATCTTTTGGAAGGTATCTGGGGCTTAGCCGAAAAAAAAGTGTCCGGTTTTCATTTCTGCTGTCAGTGCCGGTTATATTTGGTTCCTTTTTATTTCAAATAATAAAAATACGCCAGGTAATCTCCGGAAATGAACCCGGCATGGCTTTGAATCTGGGGCTGGGATTTATTTTCTCTTTTTTAGCAGGGCTTTTTGCTATAAAATTTATGTTAAGACTGGTAGAGAACAGGAGCCTGAATGTTTTTGCCATATACTGTGTCTGCCTGTCTGTATTGATATTTGTTTTCTATTTTATAAATATGTAATTACAGGGAGTGATTGTTATTATTATGAAAGGCGTTATTTTAGCAGGAGGATTAGGGACCAGGCTGTGGCCTTGTACCAAGGTTACCAATAAGCATTTGCTGCCGGTTTATGATAAGCCCATGATTTACTATCCGCTGGAGACCATGGTGGATGCAGGGCTGAAAGATATAATGATAGTTACCGGAGGCAATTATGCCGGCGATTTCTTAAGGCTGTTGGGCAACGGGAGCGAATTTGGATTAAAAGATATAAGTTATACCTATCAGGAAGGTGAGGGAGGCATAGCTGATGCTTTAAAACTTGCTGAAAACTTTGTAGATAAAGATAAAATCTTTGTTATGCTGGGTGATAATATTATCCAGGACAATATTGGTAAATATATAAAAGAATTTAATAACCGGGAAGAAGGGGCCCACATATTTTTAAAAGAAGTCCATGATCCCCAGAGGTTCGGGGTGGCGGAAGTAAAAGACGGTAAAGTTTTAAATATTGAGGAGAAACCCAAAAATCCCAGAAGTAATTATGCGGTGACCGGGCTTTACATGTATGACAATAAGGTTTTTGACATAATAAAGAACCTCAAGCCTTCGGACCGGGGAGAATTTGAAATTACTGATGTAAACAATCACTATATCCGCCGGGGCAAGATGAGCTATACTGTACTCAAAGGATGGTGGACTGATGCAGGAACTTTTGAATCACTGTATCGGGCCAGCAAGCTGGTTGCAGAAAAATTCAGGAAATAATTAAATTTTAACTATATTTTTTGAGTGGCAGTAATAACAGGATTTTATATGGCAATCTGATTTCCAGTTTGAGTCTGAAATCCTGTATAACCACTGGTAACCATTTCCGGATCGGTTAAATTCAGCTGTGCCTTTTTCCCTGGCTACACCTATAAATTTTTCCGTATTTCCGCAATCCATACATTTATACACTATTCTTCCTTTCTGTTATTATCAGTTATTATGGCATATTATAGTATAAAAACAACAATAATTAAATCATTTTTATAAAATTTATTCTATTTGACTTAAAAAAAGCGCTTTGATAATATCTGATTATTATTAAAAATTGATTACTGAAACTATAGTGAAAGCTTCAACCGAAAAGGTTAAAGTAAAAATAAAAACAGAATCCTACATAGTTAATGGGAATGTCCATACTATGCCTGGCGGAAGACTTAGTGATTACATAACCAGCCACATAAACAGGTTTATTCCGGTAACCGAAGCAGAAGTAGTACCTATTGATGACAGGCTGAATGAAGGTATGGAAAAAAGAGAAGTGGTATTTATAAATACCGAAAAAATAGAAATGATAGAGTACCTATAGTAAAGGCAATAAATAGAAAGGAAAATCAATGGCAGAGATGATACAATTAACTGATTCTGATTTTGAAGACAAGGTAGTTAATTCGGATCTACCGGT
This window contains:
- a CDS encoding NTP transferase domain-containing protein; this encodes MKGVILAGGLGTRLWPCTKVTNKHLLPVYDKPMIYYPLETMVDAGLKDIMIVTGGNYAGDFLRLLGNGSEFGLKDISYTYQEGEGGIADALKLAENFVDKDKIFVMLGDNIIQDNIGKYIKEFNNREEGAHIFLKEVHDPQRFGVAEVKDGKVLNIEEKPKNPRSNYAVTGLYMYDNKVFDIIKNLKPSDRGEFEITDVNNHYIRRGKMSYTVLKGWWTDAGTFESLYRASKLVAEKFRK
- a CDS encoding undecaprenyl-diphosphate phosphatase, whose product is MNILQSIILGIIQGLTEFFPISSSGHLVILPYLFSWDYVPLYFTVTVHFGTLVAVVLVFYRDIVNIIKSFVLALFKKNQDQSSLKLGWFLILGSIPAAAAGFFLEDYADMLFSSPVMVAFFLLLTAALLFSSELWGKYRLQKMAVQTISDKQAGQRLTLAKSLIIGVGQALAIMPGVSRSGATISFGRYLGLSRKKSVRFSFLLSVPVIFGSFLFQIIKIRQVISGNEPGMALNLGLGFIFSFLAGLFAIKFMLRLVENRSLNVFAIYCVCLSVLIFVFYFINM
- a CDS encoding small multi-drug export protein, which translates into the protein MEHYFSELPYQLATFFTAMIPVGELRASIPIALGTYKMGIIETYIISVIGNLVPVVLILWILEPVSKFLMSRFKVFNRFFTWLFNRTRKRYYKRFEKYSGFALAGFVCIPLPITGGWTGALIAFVFGIPPRKALLDITVGVLLAGVIVTVIFQTVGYVRFITAG